A region from the Acidobacteriota bacterium genome encodes:
- the pilQ gene encoding type IV pilus secretin PilQ — protein MMMKNVRILVAAAACVLLGMPLLAEEPVPVIQGMGVEAGPSGPVLRVRATGELETVHYSPQPGVWVVELPEASWDQSAGLIVEPDLGIERAELNHVDEFGKKVSRLTVWLEDPAQLTLSRSAEGLELAFASFGDLSAGAPIAVAREEVDVSASRKSASTTRNDSPAAITGSASLVDVVPVRTGDGVVVELKSDRPISVQAFTLPQPRRLVLDLDGVINRVDRHLLPVNSPLVSQVRVAQFQATPVPVTRVVVDLRDDAEYAVDETDFGATVSVGTNGAALPAVTERVDVATAGTIEVSRSTPETIEQPEPAQEVMSAIFDPPEETAKAEFAGSPQPAERSPWVADSSQLIEQAEAVTVLEGPTTSAEGFEATEVSTEEQQFTGEPITLTLKDADIKDVLKTFSVLTDMNIVLDPSVGGSVTVELHDVPWDQALDLILKINGLDYVLENNVLRVAPISKLAAEKSARAAFAVEQEKAKPMSTVLKPISYSKAGDIANLLSSDSYLLSSRGSVTVDERTNTLIIRDVMDRIEGIMRLIESLDLPTPQVVIEGRIVETTKQFSRALGVTWGFRGTMDAEHGNDTGLKFPNSIEMTGDVLLPATAANGLFGLTFGDILNTFNLDFLLSAAESDNQARVVSTPRVTTQNLKTATIRSGLQIPVQTVANNTVTVQYVDATLRLEVTPQITAEGTVNLDISIKKQRPAPEFAVTGGQNAPIFTRDAETELLVRDGGTTVIGGIYELTSGDGENRVPGMHKIPLFGWLFKNKAIRRDHDELLIFITPRIVKY, from the coding sequence ATGATGATGAAAAACGTCCGCATCCTGGTGGCGGCTGCAGCTTGCGTCCTGCTGGGTATGCCGCTCCTCGCCGAGGAGCCCGTTCCGGTGATTCAGGGAATGGGTGTGGAGGCGGGGCCGTCAGGGCCCGTGCTCCGGGTCCGGGCGACGGGGGAGCTTGAGACGGTCCACTATTCGCCGCAGCCGGGTGTGTGGGTCGTGGAGCTGCCTGAGGCGAGCTGGGACCAAAGCGCGGGACTCATCGTGGAACCCGATCTCGGGATTGAGCGCGCAGAGCTCAACCACGTCGACGAGTTCGGGAAAAAGGTGTCTCGCCTCACGGTCTGGCTCGAAGATCCGGCGCAGCTGACGCTGAGCCGTTCAGCCGAAGGGCTGGAGCTCGCTTTTGCCTCGTTCGGGGACCTCAGCGCCGGTGCGCCGATTGCCGTCGCTCGAGAGGAGGTCGACGTTTCCGCCTCGCGGAAATCTGCGTCGACCACCCGGAATGATTCGCCAGCAGCGATCACCGGCTCCGCGAGCCTGGTCGACGTCGTGCCGGTGCGCACGGGCGACGGAGTGGTCGTCGAGCTGAAGTCGGATCGACCGATTTCGGTGCAGGCGTTCACCCTCCCCCAACCGCGGCGATTGGTTCTCGACCTCGACGGCGTCATCAACCGCGTCGACCGCCACCTGTTGCCGGTGAATTCGCCCCTCGTGAGCCAGGTGAGGGTGGCGCAATTCCAGGCGACCCCGGTGCCGGTGACCCGCGTTGTCGTCGATCTTCGTGACGACGCAGAATATGCGGTCGATGAAACCGACTTTGGTGCGACGGTCAGTGTGGGCACCAATGGTGCCGCCCTGCCGGCGGTCACCGAGAGGGTTGACGTCGCTACCGCGGGGACTATCGAAGTCTCTCGGTCGACGCCCGAGACCATTGAGCAGCCGGAGCCGGCTCAGGAAGTCATGTCGGCGATCTTTGATCCGCCAGAAGAAACCGCGAAGGCCGAGTTCGCCGGCAGTCCTCAGCCGGCCGAACGCAGCCCATGGGTGGCGGACAGCTCGCAGCTGATCGAGCAGGCTGAAGCGGTCACCGTCCTCGAAGGCCCGACAACCTCGGCCGAAGGGTTCGAGGCAACCGAGGTCTCTACCGAAGAGCAGCAGTTCACCGGCGAACCCATCACACTGACCCTCAAGGACGCCGATATCAAGGATGTTCTCAAGACCTTCTCGGTGTTGACCGATATGAATATCGTCCTCGACCCCTCGGTGGGCGGCTCGGTGACGGTGGAACTCCACGACGTGCCGTGGGACCAGGCGCTTGATTTGATCCTCAAGATCAATGGTCTGGACTATGTGCTCGAGAACAACGTGTTGCGCGTCGCGCCGATCTCCAAGCTCGCAGCGGAGAAGAGCGCCAGGGCGGCGTTTGCCGTGGAGCAGGAGAAGGCCAAGCCGATGAGTACGGTTCTGAAACCGATCTCGTACTCCAAGGCGGGCGATATCGCCAACCTCCTGTCGAGCGACAGCTATTTGCTGTCGAGCCGCGGGTCGGTGACGGTGGACGAGCGGACAAACACCCTGATCATCCGTGATGTGATGGATCGGATCGAGGGCATCATGCGCCTCATCGAATCACTGGACCTTCCGACTCCTCAAGTAGTTATCGAAGGCCGCATCGTCGAAACGACCAAGCAGTTTTCACGCGCTCTCGGTGTCACCTGGGGCTTCCGGGGAACCATGGATGCAGAGCATGGAAACGATACCGGATTGAAATTCCCCAACTCGATCGAGATGACAGGCGACGTCCTGCTGCCGGCGACCGCAGCCAATGGTCTGTTTGGACTGACGTTTGGCGATATTCTCAACACCTTCAATCTCGATTTCCTGCTTTCGGCGGCTGAGTCTGACAACCAGGCGAGGGTCGTATCCACTCCACGCGTAACGACCCAGAATCTGAAGACCGCTACAATTCGCTCGGGTCTACAGATTCCGGTGCAGACGGTGGCCAACAACACGGTCACGGTTCAGTACGTCGACGCGACACTGCGCCTCGAAGTGACTCCGCAGATTACCGCAGAGGGCACGGTCAATCTCGACATCTCGATCAAGAAACAGCGTCCGGCTCCGGAATTCGCCGTGACCGGTGGACAAAACGCGCCGATCTTCACGCGCGATGCCGAAACCGAACTCCTCGTACGTGATGGTGGCACCACGGTTATTGGGGGGATTTACGAGCTCACTTCTGGGGACGGCGAAAACAGAGTGCCTGGTATGCACAAAATCCCGCTTTTCGGGTGGCTGTTCAAGAACAAAGCGATCAGGCGAGATCACGATGAGCTCCTGATCTTCATTACCCCGAGAATCGTGAAGTACTAG
- a CDS encoding IPT/TIG domain-containing protein, with translation MKRFIPFIALLTLVVMVGCSADSPKPSNGTPGVVPTPASDTWAVSSLTASNTAPFVGSVILLQADVTLNSSEAPDDTVVTFEASGGEFSSGSTTASPLTSDGSASVAFVAEEAGSYAIRARVKGASREIVVEYQDRASTDALQLSGVDPRRGSYAGGDQVTITGKGIQAPVDVFFDLDGFPYQAIIVGVTESDPLSADGTITVVTPAFTGTDTGIQQTADVRVNTNAGTGSQESDTLPDAFVLLPGGGPLIFGVQPASGRSSGGEVVNVLGQGFGSVASDLSVSFADTAGVVKIGTVISVSPDGTQIQVETPRFSTVPLTADEPQDVTVATVDGVTSLEDAFIVLADEPTPEIASISPTAGPLDGGTLVTIFGSGFQVPMQVFFGNLTAIDVNVFNDTTPADNDRITCVTPDYSQQGDVPPVEVDVRVRNMNSGNEASYSSFTYGDPLYITGNTPTEGGLGDLVIIYGSGFEDPLQVFLGNALMEVISVSGTELVVKIPDDLATECGGSAGTFEVVLLETGLRTSGGNFRIVGNTPTVLSVNPIILQEQMGGDLYPNDITITGQSFADEVLVQVGSYIMPSSYVTVNSDTSIDVDNLPEVSILGITFGTTPCTTAGGLPGAQSSATPLPVSVTNFPGSCTDTLAGALVVEPLASTCTALSMSVSPTNIDFGTSASTQTFTITNDGPGPYGWTTTLSDSDGVFTVSPTTGYLSPGEAVLVNVTFSYAGGAGTHNGSISFTTNPVGVPGSEVTVTLNAETPP, from the coding sequence ATGAAGAGGTTTATTCCGTTTATTGCTCTCTTGACGCTGGTCGTCATGGTTGGATGCTCGGCCGACAGCCCGAAACCAAGTAATGGCACGCCCGGCGTCGTTCCAACGCCGGCGTCCGATACGTGGGCCGTCAGCTCGCTGACCGCATCGAACACCGCGCCGTTCGTCGGCTCTGTCATTCTGTTGCAGGCCGACGTGACCCTCAACAGCTCGGAGGCTCCGGATGACACGGTCGTCACCTTCGAGGCCAGCGGCGGCGAATTCTCGAGCGGTAGCACCACGGCTTCGCCCCTGACCTCGGATGGGTCCGCGTCGGTGGCTTTCGTCGCCGAAGAGGCGGGTTCATACGCGATCAGGGCCCGCGTCAAGGGAGCGAGCCGCGAGATCGTGGTGGAATATCAGGATCGCGCGTCCACCGACGCGCTCCAGCTTTCGGGAGTCGATCCGCGTCGCGGATCCTATGCCGGAGGCGACCAGGTCACGATCACCGGTAAGGGGATCCAGGCCCCGGTGGACGTTTTCTTCGATCTCGACGGCTTCCCCTATCAGGCGATCATCGTCGGGGTGACCGAGAGCGATCCGCTCAGCGCGGACGGCACGATCACCGTCGTCACCCCGGCCTTCACAGGGACAGACACCGGCATCCAGCAGACCGCCGACGTACGGGTGAACACCAACGCGGGCACCGGCTCCCAGGAGAGCGACACGCTGCCCGACGCGTTCGTGCTGCTGCCCGGCGGCGGGCCGCTGATCTTCGGCGTCCAGCCGGCTTCCGGCCGGTCCTCGGGCGGCGAGGTGGTCAACGTGCTCGGCCAGGGCTTCGGTTCGGTGGCCTCTGACCTCAGCGTCAGCTTCGCAGACACCGCCGGGGTGGTAAAGATCGGCACCGTGATCTCGGTGTCGCCGGACGGCACTCAGATCCAGGTCGAGACGCCTCGCTTCAGCACCGTCCCGCTGACCGCCGACGAACCGCAGGACGTGACGGTGGCGACGGTGGACGGCGTGACCTCTCTCGAGGACGCCTTCATCGTGCTCGCCGATGAGCCGACGCCCGAGATCGCGTCGATCTCACCGACCGCGGGACCGCTCGATGGTGGCACGCTGGTGACGATCTTCGGCAGCGGCTTCCAGGTGCCGATGCAGGTGTTCTTCGGCAACCTCACCGCCATCGACGTCAACGTCTTCAACGACACCACGCCGGCCGACAACGACCGCATCACCTGCGTCACCCCCGATTACAGTCAGCAGGGCGACGTGCCGCCGGTGGAGGTCGACGTCAGGGTGCGGAACATGAACTCCGGGAACGAGGCGAGCTACAGCAGCTTCACCTACGGCGACCCGCTCTACATCACCGGCAACACGCCGACCGAGGGCGGCCTCGGCGATCTCGTCATCATCTACGGCTCCGGCTTCGAGGACCCGCTGCAGGTGTTCCTGGGCAATGCGTTGATGGAAGTTATCAGCGTCTCCGGCACCGAGCTCGTGGTCAAGATTCCGGACGATCTGGCGACCGAATGTGGCGGTTCGGCCGGAACGTTCGAGGTCGTTCTCCTCGAGACCGGTCTCAGGACCTCTGGCGGCAACTTCCGCATCGTCGGCAACACCCCGACCGTGCTGTCGGTGAACCCCATCATCCTGCAGGAACAGATGGGTGGCGATCTCTATCCGAATGACATCACGATCACCGGCCAGTCCTTCGCGGACGAGGTGCTGGTGCAGGTCGGCTCCTACATCATGCCGTCGTCCTACGTGACAGTGAACAGCGACACCTCGATTGATGTCGACAATCTGCCTGAGGTGTCGATCCTCGGCATCACCTTTGGGACGACTCCGTGTACGACTGCCGGCGGACTGCCTGGTGCTCAATCGTCGGCGACGCCCCTCCCTGTCTCGGTCACCAACTTCCCGGGGTCCTGTACGGACACGCTCGCTGGCGCCCTGGTCGTCGAACCGTTGGCGAGCACGTGTACCGCGCTGTCGATGTCGGTCTCGCCGACAAACATCGACTTCGGCACCTCTGCAAGCACGCAGACGTTTACGATCACGAACGACGGTCCGGGACCCTACGGATGGACAACCACCCTGAGCGACTCGGACGGCGTGTTCACGGTGTCGCCGACCACCGGCTATCTGAGCCCCGGCGAAGCCGTGTTGGTGAACGTGACGTTCTCTTACGCGGGTGGCGCGGGCACCCACAACGGGTCCATTTCCTTCACGACCAATCCTGTCGGAGTTCCTGGATCAGAGGTGACCGTAACGTTAAATGCAGAAACACCCCCCTAA
- a CDS encoding tetratricopeptide repeat protein, translating into MDYRLEQFRFELREDPSSRIFFKLGEHLRREGELEQAIEILKAGLEQHTNYVAAWVSLGRAQLANGDTRGAQTSLERSLELDPENPLASRVLGEAAIANDEWVTAVKALKRARGLSPQDDELDERIEFVEARLADLGLLEKPPPKVVSVDVEGTGSEGEPFAIHSTGDTGIWDDADDVFAAGEVEDDSETAEDGSKDEAEELAEEAQESAESSDEFAEPEPLTEDELSSIMEEESEDEGAETAVEAGDEEGPELEDSEMFEEEDFAVPDFEQDPEFEAEPEEEPEAEGEPGPAFDQEAEPEVDAEPEPEQAFESETEIEPESDAEPEPEDEPEEELETVSDPEPTPLPEPLPDSWPDPDSGFNLEKDSDGIPLPTMTLARLAIDQGDLDLAERTLRGVLEREPDHPEAIELLETMIAGPPEGVQQGTGRDLLDAKAEALQRWLDAVRLASERLKT; encoded by the coding sequence ATGGATTATCGTCTCGAGCAATTTCGCTTTGAGCTCCGGGAGGACCCGTCCTCCCGGATATTCTTCAAGCTCGGCGAGCACCTCCGTCGGGAGGGCGAGCTCGAACAGGCGATCGAGATCCTCAAGGCCGGGCTCGAGCAGCACACGAACTACGTTGCCGCGTGGGTCAGCCTCGGCCGCGCGCAGCTCGCCAACGGTGATACACGAGGCGCCCAGACCTCGCTCGAGCGATCGCTCGAGCTCGACCCGGAGAATCCACTCGCTTCGCGCGTGTTGGGAGAAGCGGCGATCGCCAACGACGAGTGGGTGACGGCGGTCAAGGCGCTCAAGCGCGCCCGTGGCCTGTCGCCGCAAGACGATGAGCTCGATGAGCGCATCGAGTTCGTTGAGGCGCGCCTGGCCGACCTCGGCCTGCTCGAAAAGCCGCCACCGAAAGTGGTGTCGGTCGACGTGGAGGGCACTGGGTCCGAAGGGGAGCCCTTCGCCATCCATTCCACCGGCGACACCGGAATCTGGGACGATGCGGACGATGTGTTCGCGGCGGGTGAAGTGGAGGACGATTCGGAAACGGCGGAGGACGGCTCCAAGGACGAGGCCGAGGAGCTGGCCGAGGAGGCGCAGGAATCTGCCGAATCATCCGATGAGTTCGCAGAACCCGAGCCGCTGACGGAGGACGAGCTCTCCTCGATAATGGAAGAGGAGAGCGAGGACGAGGGAGCCGAAACAGCGGTCGAAGCAGGCGATGAGGAAGGCCCTGAGCTCGAAGACTCGGAGATGTTCGAGGAGGAAGATTTCGCGGTACCCGATTTCGAGCAGGATCCGGAATTCGAAGCGGAGCCTGAGGAGGAGCCGGAAGCCGAGGGTGAACCCGGGCCTGCCTTCGACCAGGAAGCGGAGCCCGAAGTCGACGCCGAACCCGAACCCGAGCAAGCATTCGAGTCCGAAACGGAGATCGAGCCGGAATCGGATGCTGAGCCCGAGCCGGAGGATGAACCAGAAGAGGAGCTCGAAACGGTATCGGATCCGGAACCGACCCCTCTGCCGGAGCCGCTGCCAGACTCATGGCCGGATCCGGATTCGGGTTTCAACCTCGAAAAGGACTCGGATGGGATTCCGTTGCCTACCATGACTCTTGCACGTCTCGCCATCGACCAGGGCGACCTCGACCTGGCGGAGAGAACCCTGCGCGGGGTGCTGGAAAGGGAGCCCGATCACCCTGAGGCGATCGAGCTGCTCGAAACCATGATCGCCGGACCTCCCGAAGGTGTTCAGCAAGGGACGGGGCGCGATCTCCTCGACGCCAAGGCGGAAGCGTTGCAGCGTTGGCTGGACGCAGTTAGACTGGCCTCGGAGAGGCTGAAGACGTGA
- a CDS encoding roadblock/LC7 domain-containing protein produces the protein MSFEESMNELLESCPGARGAAIVDPDGIPVVVSPGDGSLEVLAAEVATILQDLDEAARELQHGPLEQCSVFAEDATIVLTTIAAGYFLVLVIGREGLVGKGRFLSRLASARLYSEFI, from the coding sequence GTGAGCTTCGAAGAGTCCATGAACGAGTTGCTGGAGAGCTGTCCAGGGGCCCGAGGCGCGGCCATCGTGGATCCCGACGGCATTCCGGTGGTGGTGAGCCCGGGCGACGGCTCTCTCGAGGTTCTGGCCGCGGAGGTGGCGACCATCCTCCAGGATCTCGACGAGGCTGCCCGGGAGCTCCAGCACGGTCCACTCGAACAGTGCTCTGTGTTTGCGGAGGACGCGACCATCGTTCTGACGACAATTGCGGCGGGTTATTTTCTCGTCCTGGTCATCGGCCGCGAAGGGTTGGTGGGGAAGGGTCGCTTCCTGAGCAGGCTCGCGAGCGCTCGTCTATACTCCGAGTTCATCTGA
- the accB gene encoding acetyl-CoA carboxylase biotin carboxyl carrier protein, protein MFKFDEICELIKLVSSSGVAQVEIEHAGSRVRIEGRSQAGVAASASPASAQAPPTADPPAASADAPTGEAPAPPEGDDLHPIASPIVGTFYRAPNPDADPYVKVGDFVEKGQTLCIVEAMKLMNEIECDISGTIVKVLQENAQPVEFGEDLFLVRPA, encoded by the coding sequence ATGTTCAAATTCGATGAAATATGCGAACTGATCAAGTTGGTCAGTTCGTCCGGTGTTGCGCAGGTCGAGATCGAGCATGCCGGATCCCGCGTGCGGATCGAAGGTCGTTCGCAGGCTGGGGTCGCCGCCTCTGCATCGCCGGCATCCGCCCAGGCGCCGCCAACCGCTGATCCGCCGGCGGCTTCAGCCGACGCCCCGACCGGCGAGGCGCCGGCGCCTCCAGAGGGTGACGACCTGCATCCGATCGCATCGCCAATCGTCGGCACGTTCTATCGCGCTCCCAACCCCGATGCGGATCCCTACGTCAAGGTCGGCGACTTCGTCGAAAAGGGCCAGACCTTGTGTATCGTCGAAGCAATGAAGCTGATGAACGAAATCGAATGCGACATCAGCGGCACGATCGTCAAAGTGCTCCAGGAGAATGCTCAGCCGGTCGAGTTCGGCGAAGATCTTTTCCTGGTGCGGCCAGCGTGA
- the accC gene encoding acetyl-CoA carboxylase biotin carboxylase subunit, which translates to MFSKVLIANRGEIAVRIIAACRELGISTVAVHSEADRDCLHAQLADEAVCIGPADSAGSYLNVTAVMSAARITRAEAIHPGYGFLAENAHFAEIVRECGLTFIGPPPEAIRLMGNKSQARSTVSASEVPILPGSDGPLKSSDQALTLAEEIGFPVILKASAGGGGRGMRLARDAEELQRAYDTAWNEAERAFGDPTLYLEKYLQNPRHIEFQVLADSFGRVVHLGERECSIQRRHQKIIEEAPSTALTAELRTEMGKAAVAASRAAKYQNAGTVEFLLAEDGGFYFMEMNTRVQVEHPVTELVTGVDIVKEQILIAAGEAMSVPKRRQVRPEGHAFEFRINAEDPRTFAPSPGCITKLALPGGPGVRVDTHVYGGYTVPPHYDSLIAKLLVHGADREEAIIRSRRALSMLQVDGIKTSTELHLRILDSEEFVAGKIDTHFMERFLG; encoded by the coding sequence ATGTTCTCCAAGGTTCTGATCGCAAACCGCGGCGAGATCGCGGTACGGATCATCGCAGCCTGCCGAGAGCTCGGCATCAGCACCGTGGCGGTGCATTCAGAGGCTGACCGCGATTGTCTCCACGCCCAGCTCGCGGACGAGGCGGTGTGCATCGGCCCGGCCGACTCGGCGGGCTCGTATCTGAATGTGACTGCGGTCATGTCGGCCGCGCGGATCACCCGCGCGGAGGCCATCCATCCGGGTTACGGGTTCCTGGCCGAAAACGCGCATTTTGCGGAGATCGTGCGCGAGTGTGGTCTCACCTTCATTGGCCCGCCTCCGGAGGCGATTCGGCTGATGGGCAACAAGTCACAGGCGCGGAGTACGGTGTCGGCCAGTGAGGTACCGATTCTGCCGGGTTCGGATGGACCGCTCAAATCCAGTGATCAGGCGCTCACCCTGGCCGAGGAGATCGGGTTTCCTGTCATTCTCAAGGCATCCGCGGGCGGCGGCGGGCGGGGCATGAGGCTGGCGCGGGATGCAGAGGAGCTCCAGCGCGCGTACGACACTGCCTGGAACGAGGCGGAGAGGGCCTTTGGTGACCCGACGCTGTACCTCGAAAAGTACCTGCAAAACCCCCGCCATATCGAGTTTCAGGTGCTTGCGGACTCGTTCGGAAGGGTCGTCCACCTCGGGGAACGGGAGTGCTCGATCCAGCGTCGCCACCAGAAGATCATCGAGGAGGCCCCCTCGACCGCGTTGACCGCCGAGCTGCGAACCGAAATGGGAAAAGCGGCGGTTGCGGCGTCGCGGGCGGCCAAGTACCAGAACGCCGGCACGGTCGAGTTCCTGCTTGCAGAGGACGGCGGGTTCTACTTCATGGAGATGAACACGCGGGTTCAGGTGGAACACCCGGTTACCGAGCTCGTGACGGGTGTCGATATCGTCAAGGAGCAGATATTGATCGCCGCGGGTGAAGCGATGTCAGTGCCGAAGCGGCGGCAGGTGCGACCGGAAGGTCACGCCTTCGAGTTCCGAATCAACGCCGAGGATCCCCGGACCTTTGCCCCCTCGCCGGGATGTATCACCAAGCTCGCCCTTCCGGGAGGCCCGGGGGTTCGGGTGGACACTCACGTGTACGGTGGTTACACGGTTCCGCCGCACTATGACAGCCTGATCGCCAAGCTCCTGGTCCACGGTGCCGATCGTGAGGAAGCGATCATCCGCAGCCGCCGCGCTCTCTCCATGCTGCAGGTGGACGGCATCAAGACGTCGACCGAGCTGCACCTCAGAATCCTCGATTCAGAGGAGTTCGTGGCGGGGAAAATCGACACCCATTTCATGGAGCGCTTCCTCGGCTGA
- a CDS encoding shikimate kinase gives MPRLFLVGFMGAGKSSVGADLADRLGYGFVDLDEEISKRFGAPIREVFSDRGEPVFRSAEREELQRLAGLDGVVVATGGGAFCSPGNREIIHRESGVSVFLDVPWHELRRRLAGDHAGRPMYDDAQQAKSLFGERLPHYRRAMIRVALEGTETPSEVSELVLDALQEAACGI, from the coding sequence ATGCCTCGCCTCTTCCTCGTTGGCTTCATGGGTGCAGGAAAGAGCTCGGTTGGCGCTGATTTGGCGGACCGCCTCGGATACGGTTTCGTCGACCTCGACGAAGAAATTTCGAAGCGTTTCGGGGCCCCGATTCGGGAGGTATTCTCCGACCGCGGTGAGCCGGTGTTCAGGTCCGCCGAACGTGAAGAGCTGCAACGTCTGGCGGGACTCGACGGTGTGGTGGTGGCGACCGGCGGCGGGGCGTTTTGCAGCCCGGGCAACCGCGAGATCATCCATCGGGAAAGCGGTGTTTCCGTCTTTCTCGATGTGCCGTGGCACGAGCTCAGAAGACGGTTGGCTGGCGATCATGCTGGTCGGCCCATGTACGACGACGCTCAGCAAGCGAAGAGCCTGTTCGGCGAGCGGCTACCGCACTATCGGAGAGCGATGATCCGGGTCGCGCTTGAAGGAACCGAGACGCCCAGCGAGGTCTCCGAACTGGTGCTCGATGCGCTCCAGGAGGCGGCGTGCGGTATCTGA
- a CDS encoding metallophosphatase family protein produces the protein MRYLILSDVHANWEALQAVRAHVRRKRFDRVVFLGDAVGYGASPNRVLDWLRSLGHDLVAVRGNHDRVCAGLDSAEYFNRYARQAAEWTLDRLDDRNLEFLRSLPAGPMELEDGLAICHGSSVDEDAYVFSGYDAQLAFAGMPHPLIFFGHTHVPSLFMLREDNGRQTLKVRLLSGRRIVLDLDPGNRYLINPGSVGQPRDRDPRAAYAILDVDQNRVYLYRVAYRASVARRRILGAGLPPVLGDRLLYGA, from the coding sequence GTGCGGTATCTGATCCTGAGCGACGTTCACGCCAACTGGGAGGCGCTGCAGGCGGTACGCGCCCACGTCCGTCGCAAGAGGTTCGACCGTGTGGTGTTTCTCGGAGATGCGGTCGGCTACGGCGCCTCACCGAACAGGGTGCTGGATTGGCTCCGATCCCTGGGTCACGACCTGGTGGCGGTGCGCGGCAATCACGACCGCGTCTGCGCGGGGCTCGACAGTGCGGAGTATTTCAATCGCTACGCCAGGCAGGCTGCCGAGTGGACCCTGGATCGCCTCGACGACCGAAACCTGGAATTCCTCAGGTCGCTGCCTGCCGGTCCGATGGAGTTGGAAGACGGCCTCGCCATCTGCCACGGGTCGAGCGTCGACGAGGATGCCTATGTGTTTTCCGGCTACGATGCACAGCTCGCATTTGCCGGTATGCCCCATCCGTTGATCTTCTTTGGTCATACCCACGTGCCATCGCTATTCATGTTGCGCGAGGACAACGGCAGACAGACGCTCAAGGTCAGACTGCTCTCCGGCCGCCGCATCGTTCTCGATCTGGATCCTGGCAATCGTTATCTGATCAACCCTGGATCGGTCGGCCAGCCGCGAGACCGCGACCCCCGTGCGGCGTACGCGATCCTCGACGTTGATCAGAACCGGGTCTACCTCTACAGGGTTGCCTACCGGGCGTCGGTCGCTCGCCGTCGCATTCTCGGTGCCGGTCTGCCGCCGGTGCTCGGAGACAGGTTGTTGTACGGGGCGTGA